The region GCAAACGGAGTCCTGCCGAACTCGCCAGCCCAGACGATCAGCGTTGAATCCAACAAGCCACGTTGCCGGAGGTCTTCGATCAAAGCGGCGATCGGTTGATCCACTGTTCTGCAGTTTTTGGTGTGGCCGTCGACGAGGTTGGAATGTTGATCCCAGCGATCGCCATTGCCGGCCGGACAAGTCAGTTCAATAAATCGCACTCCACGTTCGACCAAGCGACGTGCGACCAGACATTCGGTTCCAAAGGTTCGTGTGTTTTGGAAGTCCGACTCCAATCCATACATCCGTTTGGTCGCCGCCGATTCTTGGCGAAGATCCATTAAGTCTGGGACGGTGGTTTGCATTCGGAATGCGATTTCAAAATTCTGAATCGCCGTTTCGATCTCGTCGTCATAGCCTTCTGACTGCATCGTTTTGCGATCGATCTCGGCGATCAGGTCCAACTTGTTGCGCTGCAGTTGGACGTTTGGTTCGGCAGGCTTGATATTCGCGATCGGATTGTCTTGAGGCAAAAAGATGCTGCCTTGATAGGCCGACGGCAGAAAGCCACTTCCGAAACAGTCCAGGCCTCCGGGCGGGATCAGGCCTCCGTTGAGAACGACAAATCCGGGTAGCTCCGCGTTTTCGCTTCCCAAGCCGTAGCCGAACCAAGCACCCATGCTGGGGCGTCCTTGTAAGCCGCTACCGGTATGTAGAAAGTAATTTGCCGACGTATGTTCAGAGAACTCACTGGTCATCGAACGAACAACGGCAAGCTCGTCCACCACTTTGGAAAGGTGAGGAAACAAGCTGCTGACTTCGATGCCGCTGTCACCATGCTTTGCGAAGTCCCAAGGGCTCGCCAAGACTTTGCCCACGTTATCGAACTGTGTTGGGGCCAGTTTGCCAATCGTTTGCGTCGGATCGGCACCGTTGTATTTCTTGAGCAGCGGCTTCGGGTCGAAGGTGTCAACTTGGCTGGGGCCACCGTCCATGTAGAGGAAGATCACGCTTCGAGCTTTCGGTTCGAAGTGTGTCGGTTTGGGGGACAGCGGGCCAGACGCTTGCGATCCGTCAGTGCGTTGTGAAGCACTGGCGTCAGACATCAAGGAACTCAACGCGATCGCACCAAGACCACTGCCGACTTCACCAAGGAGTCGGCGACGCGAGAGTGGGCGATCACGGAAGCGGCGACAATGGTGACTGGACATGTCGGGTTCGCTTTGGAATGCAGGTGGGATTCAAGGCAGGATGATCAATTCTACCTGATGAAGAGTTGTGATTGGAGACTAACTTGTCGAGCGTTGAGGACGTGTTGGTTTTTCGTTTGGTCGTTTTCTGGTTTGCGATGTCTGTGGGGAGGAGTGCTACCGACACGGAGTGAAGGGTGATAATGGTGGGGAAGCGCGTTCCCGACACGGAGTGTCGGGGGACGATGTCGAGAATGAGTGCTCCCTACACAGAGTGTCGGGGGACACTGGCGGGAACGAGCGTTTCTTACCGGAAGCGTGGTCCGGGGGGAGTTCAAACTGCCGGGACGAGCCAAGCGGCGAGGACTGTGACCAACAGTGCCGATAATCCCATCGCGGTGCTCATCGGCGAGATCACTTTCAGGCCTTCCGATTCCGTCATGCCACTCATCCGGGTGATCACCCAGAACGCACTGTCGGTCATCCAAGACACAGGCTTGCTGCCCGCTCCGATTGCCATCGCCAAATAAACCGGATGGAACGGCAAGTTGCCTCCGGTGGCAAAGCCTTGCAGCACTCCGGCAGCGGTAATCATTGCGACCGTTGCGGAACCTTGCAGCGTGCGGATCGCGGTCGTCACTAAGAAAGCGACCGGCAACAAAACCAGTCCCGCGTTGGTATCCACTAAATCGCTGACCGCGGACGCAATTCCAGCATAGAAAAGCATCTTTCCGAAGGCCCCGCCCGCGGCCGTGATCAAGATGATGTTTCCAGCGGATGCCAAGGCTCGGCTGACCAGGCTTTGTCGACGTTCCGCATCGACAAATCGAACGAGCCGAAACGCGAGAGCCAATCCGATCGCGATCGCAATGTTTTTGTCACCAACAAACTGAATCCCTTTGGTTATCGAACTGTTGGCCATGTGCCCCGCATCGATCGCGTAGTTCACAACGCTACCGAGTGTGATCAAGACGACGGGGACGATGATTGGTAGCAGGGAAACGGTCAGCCCCGGCGCCGGACTTGCCTGTGGTGTTGATAAGCCATCTGCGGATATGGAACTCGGGGACGTTGCAGGTTCCTCGTTTGACATCGATGACGTTTCTGGTTCGTCAGAATCTTCGCCGCGTAGCGGGACATCGACGAAGTGATTGATCAAGCGAGCCGCCGCAAGTGAGAGCACACTGCTGAGCGATCCGATTGAAAGTCCAGCGATCAGGACCACTCCGACATCGATGTGCAGGATTTCAGCCACTTGCAAAGGCCCCGGCGTTGGCGGGATCAGCGAGTGCGCGATCGAGCCCCCGGCCAAGATCGCCAGTAGA is a window of Stieleria sp. JC731 DNA encoding:
- a CDS encoding DUF1501 domain-containing protein codes for the protein MSSHHCRRFRDRPLSRRRLLGEVGSGLGAIALSSLMSDASASQRTDGSQASGPLSPKPTHFEPKARSVIFLYMDGGPSQVDTFDPKPLLKKYNGADPTQTIGKLAPTQFDNVGKVLASPWDFAKHGDSGIEVSSLFPHLSKVVDELAVVRSMTSEFSEHTSANYFLHTGSGLQGRPSMGAWFGYGLGSENAELPGFVVLNGGLIPPGGLDCFGSGFLPSAYQGSIFLPQDNPIANIKPAEPNVQLQRNKLDLIAEIDRKTMQSEGYDDEIETAIQNFEIAFRMQTTVPDLMDLRQESAATKRMYGLESDFQNTRTFGTECLVARRLVERGVRFIELTCPAGNGDRWDQHSNLVDGHTKNCRTVDQPIAALIEDLRQRGLLDSTLIVWAGEFGRTPFAQGANGRDHNPFGFTVWLAGGGIKGGVTVGETDEWGYHAIRDRYEMHDLHATMLHLMGLDHTRTTFRFSGRDMRLTDVHGKLIEGILA
- a CDS encoding GntP family permease, giving the protein MNIWWIVALAITVVLVCILRFRLHAFVTLLLAGLLVAALTKTETLQVHAQQEVAAERFTPKEAESFPHSSPVKRLSTEFGNTVGRIGILIALASVIGGLLSESGAARIIVERILAITGPKRAPEALALSSFVIGIPVFFDTVFYLMVPLARSMRRAVGKNYVLFLLAILAGGSIAHSLIPPTPGPLQVAEILHIDVGVVLIAGLSIGSLSSVLSLAAARLINHFVDVPLRGEDSDEPETSSMSNEEPATSPSSISADGLSTPQASPAPGLTVSLLPIIVPVVLITLGSVVNYAIDAGHMANSSITKGIQFVGDKNIAIAIGLALAFRLVRFVDAERRQSLVSRALASAGNIILITAAGGAFGKMLFYAGIASAVSDLVDTNAGLVLLPVAFLVTTAIRTLQGSATVAMITAAGVLQGFATGGNLPFHPVYLAMAIGAGSKPVSWMTDSAFWVITRMSGMTESEGLKVISPMSTAMGLSALLVTVLAAWLVPAV